The window CGTACAGGTCCCGGGCCGCCGTCAGGTCGTACTCGTCGTGCAGCCCCACCCTGAGCAGGACCATCCCCGTGTCGGACTCGTCCTGCGCGGGGAGGAGACCCTGGCGCCGAAAGCGCAGGGTCAGCCGTCGCGGAGGCTTACGGGAGGATTCCCCCAGCATGACCTGGTCACAGTGGCGCATATTCAGAGTGAACTGACCACCGTCGGCCCAGTCGACGTAGACGAAGTTGTCGACCAGGCACACGCGGGCCTCGCTGAAGTCCTGGTCGAAGGAGGGCGGGGGTCCCCCCGAAGCGGAGGCGCGCACTCCCCTCCTGCGCTCGGACCCGTGATCGGAGGATCCGGAGAACCAGTTGTTCACAGGAGCCTCACAGGCTGTTGGCGATGGTGTTGACGATCTCGTCCATCTCGAATTCCTCCAGGCCGTCACCGGCGCGGGAGGGGAAGTGCATGGTCAGATTCCACTCCTCGGCGATCTCCGACCAGGGTTCCTCGTCGGGGGCGAAGAGCACCAGCCGCTTGGCGGAGTTGTCCATGACCGCGGCCTGGCTGCGCGCGTACCCCCATTCCTCGAACAAGTCGTCCAGGGAACGGGGAAGGTCGGCGGGATAACCCGGCGCGGAGACGGCGTCGGGATCGCCGAGAGGGTGCGCGGAGGCGTCGGTGAAGAGCACGATGACGTGGCGGCGCCGGTCGAGTCCGGTCTCCCAGGGGGAACGGATCGCCAGGGCCAGCGCTTCGAGTCCGGACTCGGGGATGTCCCCGCCCCCGGCGGGTTCGAGGACGCGCACGAAGTCCTCGTAGTCGCCCTCCTGGTCGGGGAAGGTGAGAAAGTCCGTGGTCTCGAGCGCGTCACCGGGGTTGTCGGCGAAGTCGCGGAAGGCGATGACGCGCAGGCGCAGCTGGCTGATCGCCTTGCTCTTCTGGGCCATGACGACGCTGAGCCGGGAGTGGAAGCCCAGTGCGCTCTTCTTCACCTGTTCCAGGACCGGCCCCATGCTGGCGGTGACGTCGACGCATAGCACGATGTCGACCGCGTAGGCGAGGTTTCCCCTGCTCTGGGCGTTCATGGTTACTCCGTGGGTTGGGGTGTGCAAGGTCGCCCCGCGGCGCGGTCGCCGCAGGGCGTGTGCGGGTCAGGACCAGTTGATGCGGACTCTGGAACGGCGTTCGGCGTCGGGACGGCGCCGGGGATCGCCGCCGGAGCCCGCTGAGGGCTCAGACCCCGCGAGGTTGGTGCGGAGCCTGCTCCTGCCGCCGGAGGGTTCGGGCCCGGGCTCGGAACGGGCAGTACGCCTCTCGTCGGTCCGCGTCCGCAGTTCGCAGGTGCTGGGGTTGAGCGCGTTGACGAAGGCTCCCGCGCCCGGGCGCGCGCCGGGGACAGCGGAGCACATCCTGCTGATGAGCACACCCATGCCCGGAGCGAGTCGGGGGTCGAACTCCAGCGCGACCCCGTCGTTGACCGCGTCCGCCGGGCTGCCGTAGGAGTCGGGGAAGGTCGGCAGAGCCCCGGTGAGGTAGAGGTGGGTCAGGAGTCCGAGGGCGAAGACGTCCGAGGCGGTGGTCAGCATCTGCGGTCCGGTGCCCTCCTCTCCACGGACGTAGCGTTGCCACTCGGGTGAGCCGTAGAGTGCGTCCCCGGCGACCTCCTCGTACGCGGGAGGATTCCCGCTGAGGTGGGCGTCGTCGAAGTCGATGAGCTTCGCCGTATGGAAAACGGTCTGCTTCTGTACCAGCACGTTGTCCGGTTTCAGGTCGCCGTGGACCACGTCGATGTCGTGCAGCTGCCTCAGGCTCTGGCCCAGGGTCTTGAGCAGGATCGACTTCTCCCGGGCACCCAGTGTGTGGGGGCTGTCCATGTTGGAGGTGTCGATGCGCTCGGTGACCTTGTAGTAGGTACTGCTCTCGCAGAAGAAGTCCTGGGCCAGCACCAGGTTCCCTCCCCCCGCCTGGTCGGGTTGGAGGGCCTTCATGATGTGGCGGTGCCGCGCCTCGAACTCCTCACACGCCTGGAGCCGGATCCGGGCGCTGCGGTTCGGCGGCCCCGAGGAGGGCTTGGGCCGTTTGGGGTCCAGGAAGCGCTTGACGAAGTACTCCTGTCCGTCGCGTTCGGCGAAGGCCCACATGCACTTGCCGCCGCCCGCGTTGGTGGGCTCCGTGACGATCCGGTAGCCGTTGATCACGTCGCCGAGCTTCACGGCGTCTCCTCCCTCTCCTGCGGCATCCGTGACTCGTACACGGGCCGGTAGCGCCGCCATGACTCCTCCTGCCACAGGCGGCGCTCCTCGACGTCCGCTCCCCGGGGCGGAGGGGCCAACTCCTTCTGGAGGATGCGCAGGCGCTCGGCGAAGCCGGTGCGCATGGCCTCGAAGGTGTCGAATCCGAAGGCGACCGCCGCCAGGGTGGCGTCGTCGCCGGTGTAGGCGCGCACCCGCCGTTCCAGCTCGGCCGCGAACGACTCCCCGTCCACGGCGCACTCCAGCGCCTCCAACAGGAGCAGCTCGAACACGTGCGGCGTGTCGACGTAGCCGAAGAACCCGTCCGTGGCGCACACCAGGAGGCAGGGCTGGGGCAGGGACACCCGCGCAGACTCCACGAAGAGGTCGGGGGAGGCGCTGAGCATGTTGGTCATGGGAGGGTCCTGGCGAAGCTGTTCCAGGGCGTCCTGCTCCTCGGTGTGGTCGCGGGTCAAAGCCGTCATCCCGTGCCGGGGGTCGAGGGCGTAGACCCGGGAGTCCCCCGCCCACAGGGCGCGGGCCTGCACTTCCGGTCCGGCGATCCGGTAGGTCACCGCTGCCATGGTGGTGGGCATCTGGCGGATCATCCTGCCGGTGAGACGACTGCGCTCCCTGGGGCGCATCAGGCGCAGGGCCGAGCCGACACCCTCCTCCAGTCGCTCGACCTCAGCCAGGTCGGTGGGCTCGGGCCGTGACACCGTGGCGCGGAACCACTCCCTGGTGGCCATCGCGGCCACGCGCGAGGCGACCCAGGCGCTGGTAGCCCTGTGGCCTGACCGGTCGGCGTCGGCGAACGCGCTCCCGGCGCCGCCCACACCGTCGAAGACACCGATGATTCCGCTCCAGGAGGGGGTGTGGTGTTCCCAGAGGGGTTCGGCGTCCTCCCCCTGGCCGGGGTTCTTCTCCGCCCACACGCCCCAGGCCCTCACTCCTGGCTGGCCCAGGTACCACCGTGTACCGGTCGTGGAGGGAACCAGCAGCGGTTTCCGCGCCCCGCTCACCGGTGCCCTCCGTCACCGTCGCGCCGGACACCCCGCACACGGCTGCCACGGGAGCCCGCGTCACCGCCGGTGGAGCGGGACCGCCCCTCCTGGCTCCGAGGCCGGGCGGAACGCGGGTCCTCCACCGGTACGGCCGCCGCGGCCGGTTCGGTGCGGCCGACCGCGGGCAGGGGTTCGTCCTCCGGAGGCCCCTCGGGGTAGGTGTCGGCGAACTCGGCGCGTACGGTGGGCCCGGGCGTCCCGGAGGAGGGCCCCTCCAGCTCCCGCGCGCGCTCGCGACCGGTGCGACCGCCTCCAGAGACCCCCCTCACCCGGCCGATACCGCCGATCGTCCGGGAACCGCCATCGACCAGCCTGTCGACGATCGTCCGTTCGATCTCGGCGGTGTCGAAAGGCTCGCGCTCACCCTCGTTGCGGCTCATCACCACGTCGAGGGCACGCATGAGCTCAGCTCGCTCGGAGGCTTCCTCGGAGCGGATCCACTCCAGTACCGCCCGGTCGCCCTCCTTCTCCAGCATTCCGGCGATCAGTGCCTCGGGGCCCTCCTCCCTGAGCAGCCTCAGGTTGTAGGCGCGCCCCATCGAGTCCAGACGCTGTTCGCGCAGTTTGTCCCGGTAGGCGCGCCCACCGGTGGTGATCTCTTCCTCATCGAGCTGGAGTTCGACGACGACACGGCGCAACCGGATGGCCGAGTCGCCGTGGAAGGAGGCGACGGCCTCGTTGAGGGCCTGCTCGGTCTCGTGGAACTGGGAGATGTCG is drawn from Nocardiopsis dassonvillei subsp. dassonvillei DSM 43111 and contains these coding sequences:
- a CDS encoding vWA domain-containing protein, whose product is MNAQSRGNLAYAVDIVLCVDVTASMGPVLEQVKKSALGFHSRLSVVMAQKSKAISQLRLRVIAFRDFADNPGDALETTDFLTFPDQEGDYEDFVRVLEPAGGGDIPESGLEALALAIRSPWETGLDRRRHVIVLFTDASAHPLGDPDAVSAPGYPADLPRSLDDLFEEWGYARSQAAVMDNSAKRLVLFAPDEEPWSEIAEEWNLTMHFPSRAGDGLEEFEMDEIVNTIANSL
- a CDS encoding protein kinase domain-containing protein, giving the protein MKLGDVINGYRIVTEPTNAGGGKCMWAFAERDGQEYFVKRFLDPKRPKPSSGPPNRSARIRLQACEEFEARHRHIMKALQPDQAGGGNLVLAQDFFCESSTYYKVTERIDTSNMDSPHTLGAREKSILLKTLGQSLRQLHDIDVVHGDLKPDNVLVQKQTVFHTAKLIDFDDAHLSGNPPAYEEVAGDALYGSPEWQRYVRGEEGTGPQMLTTASDVFALGLLTHLYLTGALPTFPDSYGSPADAVNDGVALEFDPRLAPGMGVLISRMCSAVPGARPGAGAFVNALNPSTCELRTRTDERRTARSEPGPEPSGGRSRLRTNLAGSEPSAGSGGDPRRRPDAERRSRVRINWS
- a CDS encoding PP2C family protein-serine/threonine phosphatase, giving the protein MSGARKPLLVPSTTGTRWYLGQPGVRAWGVWAEKNPGQGEDAEPLWEHHTPSWSGIIGVFDGVGGAGSAFADADRSGHRATSAWVASRVAAMATREWFRATVSRPEPTDLAEVERLEEGVGSALRLMRPRERSRLTGRMIRQMPTTMAAVTYRIAGPEVQARALWAGDSRVYALDPRHGMTALTRDHTEEQDALEQLRQDPPMTNMLSASPDLFVESARVSLPQPCLLVCATDGFFGYVDTPHVFELLLLEALECAVDGESFAAELERRVRAYTGDDATLAAVAFGFDTFEAMRTGFAERLRILQKELAPPPRGADVEERRLWQEESWRRYRPVYESRMPQEREETP